Genomic segment of Bacteroidales bacterium:
GCTTCTAATATATAAATATTATTTGTAATGCTGAAAATCTTATCGATAGTAGATTGCGGAATTACTTCAGAGACAAGTTAGCTATTTTGCTGAAAGTTTTTCAACAATGGAATCGTACATTTGTCCCACGTTCTTCCATTTCATTATTTCGGATGATTTGAATTTAATCTTGAAATGTTTTTCTATAGCAACCACAAGGTTAACATGCGATAACGAATCCCAGCCATCAACATCATTGGCAGTGGTTTCTTTAGTAATTTTTATATCGTTATCATCGAATACGCGACAAAATACGCTGTTCAGTTGTTCGAAAGTATCCATAGTTTGTTTGTTGTTTATCGTTGTTGGTTTGTTGTATATCCTTTTACCTTTATACCATATACCTCTATTTAGATAATGTCTTTCGTAAAAATTATTTAAATACAATATTACAATTTTTATTTCAATCAATTATTATCAATGACTTCCGCCTT
This window contains:
- a CDS encoding acyl carrier protein, translated to MDTFEQLNSVFCRVFDDNDIKITKETTANDVDGWDSLSHVNLVVAIEKHFKIKFKSSEIMKWKNVGQMYDSIVEKLSAK